The Glycine soja cultivar W05 chromosome 19, ASM419377v2, whole genome shotgun sequence genomic sequence GAGGATTTGAGTGAGTAGAGCTTCGAATCGGGGGCATGCAATCAAGCTTCGTATCGACGACGACGACAACAACGAAGGCAGAGTTCCAGAGAGTGTCCAAGACAGTGGTGGTCACCGCCTCCCGCACTATAacatcccaatttcgtgaattaaattaaaaaggtttttcatttaaaatagagttttagaaaaaaaaatgatgaggtttttgtagttaaataaataaggagaaataactttatattaaaataatggtttgaaggaaaataaaaaggatatttgatttattcatttgataggaaataacaTAGagtatttgttaataaaataataaaaataaaaaatagagtaaataataagctAAGAGTACCTAGCTATAAATAAAGACATGCTAGGTTATTTTTCAGACTGACGGTAGTCTCTGTGGTTTCTCTTCCTttcagtttcttttttctttctcctcctcccaaaactatttttcccgcatacactcAAGCCTATCTCAATAAAATTATGATCTCGGACTCGTTAAAcgttggatcattgtgaaatttgagtactAGGTTTGGAACTTAATTCCAAATATTCTCACCGTTGGAATTTGCGAAACTATATTGGAGCTGAGAGAAACTCCCTTCGTATtttagctttctcttttcccgcagAGACCCGAAACCTATCCCGGTAAAACTATTATCCTGGACtagttaaccgttggatcattgtgaaatttgaacaccaaGTTTGAAATACATTTCCGCAGATCTTCACCATCGGGATTTGCAAAATGATTTCTGGGGAGGGAGAAACACTCATTGCACGTAGACAGTGGAATGAAGGATTCAAATTCTTTTCCTTCTCTCTAATATTTGGAAACCTTATCAGAACAACCAGagaaaaagcttgaggaatctcaggaaatTGTTAGAGATTCCACTATTGCTGTCagaatacacacgtgagcccgcttagaggtaagggatgagttattcataaTTGGAgagtagtgagaacatgtgtagggatccttagagtatcaattggaatgagtttttagGTTGTTTTTGCAAATTTTGATTCTATCTTTACAATTGTAACtgtgaattatatattttttacgaaCCAATTGATGTTCCAATTAGAAATTGCTGTGAAATTcatgtgttcttgtgttgagtgtgaaccttaaaaattgagttctttttattaacgtaaattatactctaaataatattcttttaacgACTTactttatacaaattattatcttgttctgTATTTTTCCACGACGATaatcaacatgttatgtgtgtttatatatatatatatatatatatatatatatatatatatatatatatgttttgtgtcatgcaaatattattattgtgtgatgtgtatatgagttatgagacgtgataaattattataataatattataatattattgttgagatcaagtataagtgtaaagttagACATGTGTTATTTTGTGAAATACACatgaacatgtgatggtggattgtgatattatgagatgttaagtTGTGGTCAtgagatttggttgtgaataagtgtgtgtttaacacttgatgtgatagtatttgtgttgtgagctatgaattatacaataacccaatcaatgtttaccttgagaaaaatgtttatgcgtagtgttaaaggaaaagtgtaggtttcctagttaggaaccaatgttaaattgtagcgcaatgtgttaaacgtgtttgaaacatgagcGTGAGGTCAtggatattgtataattcatgagcaatgtctgcatgcaaaaattgttttaggggttgaaactgaatcaggaaggtgaggccctaacggattcttcgtagtctaggccttgggggtaaagacactcagtttgagtgctcctttaagcctatattgatctcatatggttggagcattctcacaaaacagagttatcctgactggtcaccttatgattttacttagtgagagtgacctgacatacccattgtatGGTGTGACTTGTTTGTACTCCTAAGTGCCCcggggtggtttttcactgacatggtaccacattgcatataggcttgagtcttagcataactattgcataacgcttgctaattgtttactatgaaattgatgagtgttattatgtcttgatcagagtatgtgattcatgtgtaatgtgattgatgattgaaaagtgaattttaaatgacaaagtggtggaattacgtgagttatgtttaaataagttatatctcatttatatgatatgtatatctagttgtcttgtttctctattagttagaaatgtgataactcactcctcgtgtgttgtttgtgtttgaatcctatgatgatctcgaactttgtgttcgggggaacagatgactaggtggattgctttaaggaaccttatgCTGAAGGATGTCGGGACACAATACTCTGATAGGACGTGACATCACGGCataagtttctatattaattgcatgaagtcttgaACGACCTTGTTTTAAGTCGAGATATTTTCGTATTTATTGGACAAGTCattttatgatgttagaaaagtaaatgtgagccttttacaattttgaaatgcttttatttaaatgtgctttaaaaacttttaattaattctaaattcttatttcttttattattagtacatatatgtatggggtagagggtgtcacacgtACCGCCACGAACGACTCTCCCTctcttttttggctttcatttttttaaaataaaaaaaaaacaaaaattaatgatgTGGATGTCCGTGCCTACATGTTTAGTGACTAGGCGTGATGACGTGACACTCTATCTGCCACTTCATCACTCAATAGATGTGGACTAACAACTGGTACGAAAATGAAACGCAAAAATTTTCCtagtaaaaatgataatattaggtagtttttttaaaaatggattATATTCaaggtatgaaaaacttaattaagtctAAAATAAACTATCCTTTTtgttattgtaaaataaaaatttgaagacCTTCTAATTCACCTCATAATCAGTTTCAAGTCCAACCAATTCTATTCATCCATGCTTCACTCAGGTTCTTTTGAGAccttttaagaaaaagaaaaaggaaatgacGAGGCCCTTATTTAGATGTAATAGaggtgtttaaaattaaaaaaaaagatcgtcagcaaaaaattgaaatgaatgtGCATGCAAAGTTAAAACCTAAAAGATTAATCGATCAATGATGGAACACCCAAATAGTCGTATTTTAGTTTCTGCCAAGCTCCAAAGGGAAAAAGCATTTGGTAAAATCAGTCAATAAGTTAgtagataaatataaattgacacaaaaaaatatatgtagttATTTGAGGTAAAAAGTGATTAAAAAAACGAGTGAGAATAAAAGAAAGCTACTAACTTATAAACTAGAGCTTATTTTCGTAAGTTAATTGATACAGTTTATGAAAATAAACTacaagttaataaaataaacttaaacttGTGTACTAAACAAACTTATAAGTTGATTAAAGTAATTTGTAAGCTATTAGAGTATCATACGAAAACATTTAGTATTCATTCAGAGTCGCAAGTtgctagttttggaacttgtatTTAGAAGTTTCTCTCGGTGCTTTAAAAATTTGGAGGTATTTATGGTGTCAGATTAAGACTTGTCACTTCATATTAATTTTTGCTTAATAATTGCATGTTGTTCCTttcctttatttcatttttgtcaTATAACTAgttacactattagaaaatacacctTCTACATCAGTTATTTAAGACCTTTTACATTGgtttttaaccgatgttgaaagtattatcgttaacattggttttacaaaaccgatgttaatgtaaaatTGACAACATTGGTTatctaaataaccaatgttatataataagaattacaccAAAAAAGTGTATGAATGTTGATAGGTGACATCGATTTTtccacaaaaccgatgttaacttatatattaacatcgatttttatacaaaaccgatgttaatctacacgttaatatcgatttttatacaaaaccgatgttaatgtttataggttaacattagtttttaaacaaaaactaatgttaatctataagttaacatcggtttttacaaaaacccgatgttaacgtgtagattaacatcggttttgtataaaaaccgatgttaagttacacaaacaacatcagtttatagaatccacaactgtataacaaatatgctgagacattgaccaccatgtgcAATTTTGGAGAGATCTTCGTGCTTGATGTACAATGGGAAGTCTGGATTAAACACCCCgaacacggtagcatcccacataacctagAGAGGCTTCAAGAAAagctgtgggatggtcaatgtcatcaaataCAGGGGATCATTGACCTCAGGATCCGGCCTATCTGGAGGCTTTGCTGGAGACACAGTTGCCTGTTTATCAAACATAgtgaaataacataatttaattacagtgaACAAATCAACTGAAAAAAGCATATAATCATAGTAAAATACTTGTTCTAATACACGCTTCACGAGAtatgtcggccaagcaaggaaagtgttcagtgcctgccccactagtTGAACCTCGTCAATGGGTACAGGAACGGGAGcctctgcatctttaaccttctcaacaccaaccttcacgtggccatgcaacaaagggatgttgtgaacaattgtggatccctcataaaatTTTCCTAGGACAACCAGGCGGGAAGGATTTTCTTCGATGTACAGCccgcatttgtctgagtcacccgtctTTGGATCGGTCGGTGAGGGATCAACGCAACTCCCTTTTGTGCTAACACAGTCAGCTGGGGGACCAACCTCAGGCTCCagaggcagtgcaagtccctgtgattgcatctgtGACTGAAGCTAGGACTACATCTAGTTGAAGGATGCCATGAGCTGCcaagtcactttttctgtgattgacTCCTCCaactggtccctgatttgttgaGTGAGCTGCTCAAGTTCTTCGGGAGGGATGAAGGAGGAATTGCGGGAGCTTTGTAGAGTGGAGccgaagtattgcttgatggtgacaccggctctaGCAGCATGCACACGGCCAGGGTGTTCTGGTCACCCAATGGTAGCAATCAAGACATCCTGACGACCATGGGGGACAAACGAACCCTGTGACGCCTGCTCCTCCAAAGAATCTTGTACGTAACACATATATTTGTCCAAGGCATTCACAtaataaacaaacataattacAATTCTTAATTTACAtttgacttacaatcttctcagcgatttcctttgcggcctcagacGTCATCTACCCAGTTTTCTTGGTGTGAGCCATCTTCTACTTCACGtgtcgtctgatgggagatggagggttAATGACGCCCTCAGTGCTTCCGGACTGAGCAGCTTCCTctagttttttctttgtcttctcaacCATTAGCTTCTATtctaaataatcataacccccacaagACAACACGTGGGGGGTGGTGTTTTGCTTCTAGATGGCCCGTGCTTTTTTCCGCACATCCAGCAAAATTCAAACATTAATCAAAATGATTTCTACAATCTATTATAAGAACTGAATTTTTAGTGGaaacaattcaaattacaaagtacatacctcccaTGAGGGATCTCGGCGGGTCTGACAAAACCGGACtcatttctccttgctaatgtcgtACTTTCACAAATAGTGTCGTCCACACCGTCCTTGTTggctgcaagtgcccatttcctGGTCAAATcggatttaaactgcctccactGCTTGCCCACCGTCTGAAGActttcttctttgtcctactgtcagaagattcagggatttcaaattccacttgacaaacaataaattaggttttattgttagtaaattataaattttggctactaaacaaaatcaaagaagaaaacaaacatacctgaatatcctcccatatcaaatccttctgagccGTAGGGACTTCCTTCCAGGTCTCGTATGTCACGtcgaccttatcacgagcgacaatccccaaatatgttcttaatttctacttttagggaccgtcggccttgccAGTCGCAGGATCAACGTGGACCACTGGTctgcacaccggtgttgctgtcaacccatttacatttgaaaacacacacagtaaatttgacatagttaagctcccaaatttcattaatgaacccaaagtaagggatggaagctacacagggattgtcatcatgcacACTTGCGAAGTGCTGACATTCAACCCTTAGGGTGACCTcgctgttttgcattgtacttttgtcgtcttgtgcttttgtgaaaaaggaatacttgtttatgttgtatccttgccaagttataacatttcttttaggctcatctgctagctttctaaATGTTTATGAAGCATTTTCATcaacaaagattgtatctttaaaccaatcagagaaagtcttgttatgctttttcaaaacccaattctttgatatttttggattattttgtttgactaaagcttcatgctgaagtgtgtatggcaaaacttcattactgttgttcaacacatacaagtgagcttgtaataaatcttctacacttggagtgataacatgcagtcctcttgaacccttaccgccCACTCTGTCGTTATGACGAGACTTAGAAAGGCCAATaggtttagccttttcaatgtactctgaacaaaattcaatggcttcttctgcaatgtacctttcaacaatagatgcttctggatgatgtagattcttggtatacctttttaagatcttcatgtatcgctcaaccaggtacatccaccgcaactaaacaggaccacaacatttgatttctctgaccagatgaacaattaagtgaattatgatgtcaaagaaagtaggaggaaaatacatctccaactggcacagtataattgcggcctcattttccaagtcatcaaacttgacaggatcaaggactttgctacatatggcattgaagaaaaagaacaGGCGAGTTATgactaacctgactttgttaggcaaaatgtctcgtagggtcacgactaacaattgttgcatcaacatgtgacaatcatgagactttaaccctactagcttaagctccttcaactgcacaaggctcttaatatttgaagagtatccttatgGGACTTTCACTCGACGCAGacattgacaaaaacttatcttctcctttctggacaaagtatgacaagctggaggcaaatatatttttttccatcagaccttggatgcaactgcaaTCGTATACCCATGTCAGCTAGATCATTATGGGTATTCAGACCATCTTTCCTCtagccttgaatgttaaggagtgtcccaatgacattgtcacatacatttttctccacatgcataacatcaatacaatgtctaacatctagatcagaccagtacgaaagatcaaagaaaatggacctcttcttccatatgcaagtcttacttttatccttctttttcgtgctcttgacttctattaaatgcttttttcaatcgcctgtaagggtgatgaggttttagaaaacgtcgatgcctagtgtaaactgtttttctaccatgttttagttgtatgtagcttgtgtcttcttcacagatggggcatgcataaTGACCTTTAACATTGTAACCGCtcagattcccatatgctggaaagtcattaatgctacaaaaaaacattgcacgcatttcaaaagTCTCATtgcgaaacccatcaaacactaaaaccccctccTCCCAAACCTttctcaggtcttcaatcaacggacttagataaacatcaatgtcatttcctggctgtcttgggcccgatattatcatagacaacatcatgtattttcgcttcatgcacaaccaaggagacaaattgtaaattaccagtagaactggccatgaactgtgttgagtgcttaaattgccatatgaattcattccatcactggctaatcctagcctaagatttcttgcctctttgccaaaatccggatacaaaccatcaatcttcttccactgggagcaatcagctGGATGATagaccattccatcagagtttctcccatttgcatgccaggtcaggtcttttgcgtcgtctCCATTtgcaaaaagacgcttaaaccttggaatgatgggaagataccacaacacctttgctggagggcccttctttgagttttcatcagaactaCAGTCTTCATCATCCTTCACCTTGTGCCGTGACGCCCCACActtagggcatttggacatttcttcgaattcatgcctgtacagtatTTAATCATTCAGGCAAGCAtaaatcttctgatactccatacccatcggacacaatatcttcttggcctgatagtaacttttaggcaacgtgttttcctctggaagcagcTCATGaactacttgaagcagtgaagtaaagcttttgtccctccacccatatctggccttgacattaaccaaACTTAACACCACCGACAACAAcgtcaaggaattcttgcaccccgtataTAGAGGCTTCTGTGAAGCAttttgcaatccttcatacataggggcatgtgcttgctaaaAAGACTCTTgcccaaggtcacgaatcatatcctccaaacgatctcccatttctacatcaaacggtttagattgggacccactctacaTGTCtatcaattcaccatgccatatccatgttgtgtaattcttcttaatcccattaCACAATAGATGCTCTTGTATGTCGTCCAGTAGTTGTCGTCTtccgttcaaacaattgatgcaaggacaataatattttccatcttcatccgGTCAACCTCTTTCTGAagaaaattgcaagaactgctcgacgccttcctcatattctaggctgatgcgactttcattcatccaactttgatccatctaaGTAATAACTCCGTGATGCTCACAAAGTTATtcaatgcatgaaaatctcacttttttattataggtgtggccctatcccattcaggaggACAgtcttttatggtagcttcatacgtcaggggtaattctattttgttaaatttgacaaaattttggcagcatttcgcattggtctccaagtacacgatatgaaattaatttcttgATAATCAAGTATGGACTCAGAGAACAACTCGAAATGCATTGTAcagaaatttcatcaaattaaacaaaataatgttaaccttaacgcatgaatctaccataaaaatatcagtctccccaaactgtccaaacaaacaattcaagattgaatacaatgattaatgcaaactgtccgcaagaatcattgcattcagtctcaaacgggaatctaaggttcactcatcatgaacacaatttgtatatcatatatcaattgtcattaatgacaatgaacaagtaataaaaatattaattggtaacaaacatttgtacctgtgatgatgaaCAACACGGTCCTAAATGAAAGCAAGAATCAAAGATATAACTCAATGACCACCTACATCAATCAGCAAACTgatataaatatgtgacaatgAGTAGGCTTAAAGTTTAAATTTGCTTTAAGTGCTTCATCAAATGAGtaggttgtgtgtgtgtgtgtgtgtgtgtgtgtgtaaatatgTGACAATGAGTAGGCTTAAAGTTTAAATTTGCTTTAAGTGCTTCATCAAATGAGtaggttgtgtgtgtgtgtgtaaatatgTGACAATGAGTAGGCTTAAAGTTTAAATTTGCTTTAAGTGCTTCATCAAATGAGtaggttgtgtgtgtgtgtgtgtgtaaatatgTGACAATGAGTAGGCTTAAAGTTTAAATTTGCTTTAAGTGCTTCATCAAATGAGtaggttgtgtgtgtgtgtgtgtgtgtgtgtgtgtgtgtgtgtgtgtgtgtgtgtgtgtgtgtgtgtgtgtgtgtgtgtgtgtgtgtgtgtgtgaaagtTGCAATCTTAGATTTATAATGCTCTAAAATCTGATAGGAATATAGATAAAGCTGTATTGTTGACAGCTGTGTAACTTACTTAACAGCTTGCTGCtaattaatagtaaatattataGAGATTCAAACCTAGCTTCAGCTTTCACAATGGTGACAAGGGCTTCCCAAAAGCAAGCAGTAGAGGTACTCCCTACGCCTTGCAGCTAAAGCAGCTGCAGAGAAGCAAGCAAAAGCCAAAATAGTTGCCACAAATGCACTAATGATAAGGCTGCAGAATGAAGAAAAATGACAAAACATCATTCAAAACTCAACACTAGTCACAGAAGCAACTGCCCATTAATCACAAAGCAATTAACTCAACAAATACCCCAATCACAAATCAATCATTTTCCCCTTTCCTAACAACAATTACTTTCTGGTTTCCTCATTAAGTCCTTCTTTCCTTATAATTGACAAACTTGATTCACTAAATGCATGCAATCTACTCTTTAAAGGTTTAGTTTGATTTCTCACATTCAATTAGTTTTTTGTGAGCTACTCACAAAACCTTTGAATATGCTTTCCCTGGTCACAAAGAGTTTGAAACAATGTCCATTTATGTTAATGATGTTATCCTAGTTATAGGTCCATCTTATCTAAACCACAGGATTGGTAATTTGAGTAAATTACGCAGTAAAACTACAAAACTGGATCAATCAATAGAGAGAACCATGCTCAAGTTGCAATGAATGTCATGTTAAAGCACTAAATATTAGAGAGAATCATGCTCAAGTTGCAATGAATGAAGATAATACGAAGACAATGCTAATGGTACATAGACTTCTTGCTTATGAGTAAATGGCTAATGGTTCATTGGATAAATGGATATTCAACAAGAACAAAGAGGAGTTTATGTTGGATTGGGATACAAGGTATAACATAGCACTTGGAACAGCAAAAGGACTTGCTTATCTACATGAAGATTATGAGTCAAACATTATTCATTGTGACATCAAACCAGAAAACGTGCTCCTAGATGATAATTTCAGGGTCAAGGTTTTTGATTTTGGTTTGGCTAAGCTCATGACACGTGAACAAAGGCATGTGTTCGCAACACTTAGAGGCACTACAGTGTATCTTGCACCTGAGTGGATCACAAACTGTGCCATATAAGAGAAAAGTGATGTTTATAGCTATGGTATGGTGTTGGTAGAGATCATTAAGGGGAGGAAAAACTATGATCCCAGTGAAACTTCAGAGAAATCCTATTTCCCATCTTTTGCTTTTAAGATGGTGGAAGAAGGGAATGTGATAGAGATTCTTGACTCAAAGGTGGAAACTTATGAAAATGATCAAAGGGTTCACATTTCTGTGAATGTTTCATTGTGGTCCTAATCATAAATATTGctctaattataaatattgcTTTAAGTAGAGACATGGTCCTAATCTCTTACATAGACTATGACATCCTAAGCCTAGGAGTACCAC encodes the following:
- the LOC114398546 gene encoding G-type lectin S-receptor-like serine/threonine-protein kinase SD2-5; the encoded protein is MANGSLDKWIFNKNKEEFMLDWDTRYNIALGTAKGLAYLHEDYESNIIHCDIKPENVLLDDNFRVKVFDFGLAKLMTREQRHVFATLRGTTVYLAPEWITNCAI